CCCGTAGCATCATCACGATACTCAATAATGCGAGTAGACCGTGATACCTTCCTCTATTGATCACATTCTTCAAATAGGAATTGAAGAAGATGGCCCATATCCAGTAGGAACCGATCAGATGGAGGTATTTCCAGAACCAAGGTGAGATGCGGATCTTGATAGCCGTGAAAGTGGTCAAGGCCATCAGGTACATGAATAGATAAGCGGTTCCCCCGGCAAAAAGAGACGTGGCCTTGGCCAAAGTGAATACCGGATGAATGTACTCTTGGAGTAAGATGAGAAAGATGAGATGCACCGTATGCGATACTGTGAAAGCCAGCCCTAGATGCGGACGCCAACGTAGCCAGACAGCAGTAATATCCGATCGGACGAAATGATGAACACTGCTGGCTGCAAAGGCCAGGGAGAACAGGATAGCACTGCTTCTGGCCGTGCCACGGATGAGAATGCGTAGGGAATCTTCATCGAATCCCCTTGAAGCCATCAGAGCCCAGGTCCACCCAGCGAGAACCACAGCCGTTACCAGTATAACGATGAAATAGGATCTATCGCTGCGCAGTGTCACCATAACAGCACTAAGATAAACTACCAGTATTCTTCGCGAATCTGCCACTCTCGCTCGGGAGGGTAGGCTGGTAGATAGCCGGCCTTGGCTGCGATGAGTTGGCCTCGTGGACTGGTCAGAAAGGCAATGAATCGACTCACCGGACCTGTGTAAGGTTCGAACTCATAGATACGAATCGGTGCATTGTTTCGAGTATCGGTCCTATGGTCTCGAATGAATACCATTGAATCCACCGAAAGGGCAAAGGTCTCTTCCAATCGGTCTATTCTATCAGGTTCCAGATTTATCCCGACCACTGCTGCGAGGGCAGAAGTCGATTCTTCCGCAAGATCAGATAGGGAAGTGCTGGAGCGTATGGTCAAGGCCCCAGCATGGGGATAGAGATGGTTGAAGACTGCATATTCCTGATGAATCAGATCTACTAAGGAGGGATGGCAGATCAGCACAGTTTCCTGGGGCGCTCGAGTTTCCTCCTGACACCCATTCAAGCCTGAGCAGAGCACCAGAACTATCATCGCATGTCGATCCATCTGCAGGATACCCGCGGCTCTGAAGACAGCATAAGCCACCAGCAAGGAACCAAAGATTCGATAACTGCTACTCATATCGGCATTGAGTATCGGGGCTTGAAGGATGAAGAATAGTCCCAATCCTGTGAAAAGGAATGGACGGATGATCCGAGATTTCCTCCTGTAACTCATTTCAATACGAAGGTTATCTGCTGTACAAATCGTACCCGGACCAACATGCCGCCTTGCATACCGGGTGACCACTGCGGCATGGACTCGATCACACGCACGGCCTCCTCATCCAATCCGCCCCCGATACCCCGTATGACCTCCACATTGGTCACAGAACCATCTTTCTCTACTACGAAACTCACATATACCCGCCCTTGGATACGCAGTTCTTTGGCCGTAGATGGATAGGAGATATTGGAACTGATATAGCGGAGTAGTTCTGTATCACCACCGGGGAAGAGGGGCATGGTCTCCACTACCGTAAAGGGTTCATCAGGCAGCTCTTCTACCACAGCCACATCGGTCTCATCGAATATGACCGAGTCGGGAACGTCTATAGTCTCCGTACTTGGGGCGGCCTCATCCAATTCATCTATGGTAGGCACCTCTTCATCATCGGGCACCTCTTCATCGGGTTTGGCCACGGGAGGTAAGTATTTGACCGACTTGATCTCTTTAGGCGGAACCTTGATGGGCTCGGGCGGTTTCTCCACTTCTATAGGAGGTGGGGCTGAGAGTTCGGAATATTTCAAGGTGCGTTTGGCCTCGATCTTCAGGGCTTCTTCCTCCTTTTTGAAGATGATGTCGATGAGCAGGGGTGCACTGAAGAAGAAGGCAATGAGAAAGGCCGATATCGCAAATCCGATCAAGCTGTGCTTGGCCTGCCTTTGGCGTAATTGATAGGCACCATATTCCTTGTTGCGGCCATGGAATATCACATCATCTATGTGACGCTGCTCATCCATTGTCCAGATCCATTATCAATGCGAGGTCATCATCTGTGATATCCACGATGGCATAGCGCTGGATAGCGGTGATATGCATCTCATCGAGTATATCCACCAGATTCTTGTAGGTAGACGCTTCAGAAGGCTTGATGAGGACTACGATATCCTCGATCTCCTGGTCTTTCTTAATCAGAAGGTCGCGTATTCCTTCTGGACTGTAGTCGGTCTTCTCTATCTCTGGGTCTGTGATGCCTTGATACCAGTATATCTCATCTTCATCATGGAGAATGATGGTCAAGGTCTTGGACTCTTTGACCGCTTGCTCTTTCTCTACCGCTTCTTCATCCGGCTTGACCGGCATCACGATCTCCATAGCCTGTGGAGTGGCAAAAGTGGTCGTGAGCATAAAGAAGGTGAGGAGGAGGAAGGCCAGGTCGACCATCGGATTCATGTCGATCTCCACATCCTTCTTTTTCACGCGCTGGTCCCGAGAGTGGACTTCTTCGGTCAATATGTCCTCTTTACGCCTGATCATGCTTCTTCTTCAGCTAGGGTCTCCTTGTCGGTGATCAAGTTGAATCGGGTAATCTTGTTCTTGACCAGGATATCTATGATCTCCTTGATGACCGGATATTGGGCGTCTTCATCTCCTTTGATAGCAAAGCGCATCCGTGGATTGACCAAACGGCTATGGATGACCCATTCCTGGAATTGATTGTCAAGCGAGTCCATAGGAATTCCGGGTTGTTGAAACTCCTTTCTTTCCATGGGTTTGAGACTCAGGAAGTCTTTCAGTTGGGACACCTCTACTCCGAAGGATGGGGTCAGGGAAAAGGCCCGGACTTCCTCTTCTTCGAACTGGATATCATAGCGCGTCCCCATCATGGCTATCAGTCGTTCACGCGTGAATTTGCCATCCATTCCGTAGAACACCTTCCCATCTTCGCTCACCGTGATAGTGCCGATATTCTTTTCAGGGATCTTGATCTCTGAAGTGGAGCTGGGCGTGATGACCTCCACTGCTTCTTCTGTCTTGAACGTGGTGGTCATCATGAAGAAGGTCACCAAGAGGAAGGCCAGGTCGACCATGGGATTCATGTCCAACTTGGGAGAGGCCGGCCGTTTCTTGGGAGTGCTCATGCGCTCTTTCTCATGTAGCCCTCTTTCATGCTACTCAGAATGGAGAAACTCGCCTCATCGATGGCGAAGGTGATCTTGTCGATGCGTGCTGTGAAGTAATTGAATACCACAATGGCCACCGCAGCAGTGGAGATACCCAAGGCAGTGGTGACCAGGGCTTGAGATATCCCATTGGCCAATCCTACGGCATCTGGTGCTCCTACACGTGCGAGTGCTGAGAAGGCCTTGATCATACCCGTGACCGTACCTAGCAGTCCTATGAGCGTGGATATAGATGCCAGCGTGGCAATGATGGACATGTTCTTATTCAACTGTGGAATCTCCAGTTGCGTGGATTCCTCGAATTGATTCCTGATGGTGATGAGTTTGGACTCTTTATCGAAGTCCGGGTCATCATCCACCATCATATAGGTCTTAATTCCATTCTTGATGACACTGGCCAAGGAGCCTTGTTGAGTATCACAGGCCTTCACGATGCCTTCGGTCTCTTTCTGTTCAAAGGACTCTTTGACCTGGGATACGAAACGGGCATTGTCAGCCTTTCCTCTCGCCTGACGCAGACTGATGAATCTCTCGATAGCATAGGCTACAAGAATGATCTGGAAGGAGATGAGCAGAATGACGATGCTACCGCCCTTGTATACTACCCCTAGGTAGTTATTCTTCAAAGGCTCATTCAGGTTGGAACCTCCTTCGAAGTTGGCCGGGTTGCCCAATACCTGTGTATAGATGAAATAAGCGATGACAATGGCCAGTGGTATGATAATGGCTGCAAGCCATCCTTGGATATTCTTTCCCATAAGAGCGCGAATTAGAGCTGTTTTCGCGGTTCAATGTAGAATGGGATGCAAACTAGAAAACTGACTTTTGACAGTTTTTTTTCTGAAACTCGGCAATCGGGTCAGAGACCTTCTCCCCAGTTCTCGATCTCCTCATCGGTCCATACGCTGGGGAAGAAGATGCGCTTCTGATACTTGGGATGCATGTATTTTTCCCAAGCACTACCTCCTGTGGCTTCGGCTTTTTTCTTCCCGGAATTCAGATAGTGATAGGCTGCATTATAGTGGGCCATGACCCATTTGACGTTGATTGTCCAGTCCAGATGCCGCATCATGTCCTTGACCGTCTCATCTTCACCTTCTTTATCCACCAACTGATGATAGATGGCATAGAGATTCCGGTCTTCGTACTGATCGGCCGTCTTGAAGAATTTACCGAGATACTTGGTCTCGAAATCCTCGAGCATATAGCTCTTCTCACCGGTATGGGGGTCCACGCCTGCAGCCTGCCAATAGATCTTCCTGAATTTCTCTTGTAGAGGCCAATCATCGGAATAATCATCCCTATACCGGGCATCGATGAGGTTCTCGATATCGGTCGAGCGAAGTTCGATCAAGCGGTATTGGTAACTCTGAAATCCACTCGCGGGAGAGAGGGTATTGCGGAAACGCATGTATTGCTCCATCTCCATGCCTTCTTGCATGATACTGAATGAAGAGCTCAGCATGTCGAAATAGCGGCTGATCCGCCCTAGTTTCAATTTGAAGAACTTACCATTGATACCAGTGTGCTCGGCCACCTGCTCGATCTCATGCAGAATGAGCTTGAACAGCAGCTCATTGATCTGGTGATACATGATGAAGACCATTTCATCTGGAAAGACGGTACGCGGTATCTGAAGATTGAGCAGAGCATCCAGATTGATATAGTCCCAGTAGTTGATGGGTTTGCTCCAGAGGAGTCCGGTCATGAAGATATCCGGGTTGAGGCCTTCGCCTTCGTACTTGGCACGTATCCGGTCTACGATCTGATCTTTGGTCCAGCCTTCTTCAGGTGCACTCATATGATAGTCTCTTTGGTTTTAAAAAGGGTGTGGATGAAGTCATCGATCTCTCCGCG
This genomic window from Flavobacteriales bacterium contains:
- a CDS encoding energy transducer TonB, whose protein sequence is MDEQRHIDDVIFHGRNKEYGAYQLRQRQAKHSLIGFAISAFLIAFFFSAPLLIDIIFKKEEEALKIEAKRTLKYSELSAPPPIEVEKPPEPIKVPPKEIKSVKYLPPVAKPDEEVPDDEEVPTIDELDEAAPSTETIDVPDSVIFDETDVAVVEELPDEPFTVVETMPLFPGGDTELLRYISSNISYPSTAKELRIQGRVYVSFVVEKDGSVTNVEVIRGIGGGLDEEAVRVIESMPQWSPGMQGGMLVRVRFVQQITFVLK
- a CDS encoding biopolymer transporter ExbD; the protein is MIRRKEDILTEEVHSRDQRVKKKDVEIDMNPMVDLAFLLLTFFMLTTTFATPQAMEIVMPVKPDEEAVEKEQAVKESKTLTIILHDEDEIYWYQGITDPEIEKTDYSPEGIRDLLIKKDQEIEDIVVLIKPSEASTYKNLVDILDEMHITAIQRYAIVDITDDDLALIMDLDNG
- a CDS encoding biopolymer transporter ExbD; the protein is MSTPKKRPASPKLDMNPMVDLAFLLVTFFMMTTTFKTEEAVEVITPSSTSEIKIPEKNIGTITVSEDGKVFYGMDGKFTRERLIAMMGTRYDIQFEEEEVRAFSLTPSFGVEVSQLKDFLSLKPMERKEFQQPGIPMDSLDNQFQEWVIHSRLVNPRMRFAIKGDEDAQYPVIKEIIDILVKNKITRFNLITDKETLAEEEA
- a CDS encoding MotA/TolQ/ExbB proton channel family protein, coding for MGKNIQGWLAAIIIPLAIVIAYFIYTQVLGNPANFEGGSNLNEPLKNNYLGVVYKGGSIVILLISFQIILVAYAIERFISLRQARGKADNARFVSQVKESFEQKETEGIVKACDTQQGSLASVIKNGIKTYMMVDDDPDFDKESKLITIRNQFEESTQLEIPQLNKNMSIIATLASISTLIGLLGTVTGMIKAFSALARVGAPDAVGLANGISQALVTTALGISTAAVAIVVFNYFTARIDKITFAIDEASFSILSSMKEGYMRKSA
- a CDS encoding tryptophan 2,3-dioxygenase, which translates into the protein MSAPEEGWTKDQIVDRIRAKYEGEGLNPDIFMTGLLWSKPINYWDYINLDALLNLQIPRTVFPDEMVFIMYHQINELLFKLILHEIEQVAEHTGINGKFFKLKLGRISRYFDMLSSSFSIMQEGMEMEQYMRFRNTLSPASGFQSYQYRLIELRSTDIENLIDARYRDDYSDDWPLQEKFRKIYWQAAGVDPHTGEKSYMLEDFETKYLGKFFKTADQYEDRNLYAIYHQLVDKEGEDETVKDMMRHLDWTINVKWVMAHYNAAYHYLNSGKKKAEATGGSAWEKYMHPKYQKRIFFPSVWTDEEIENWGEGL